From Antennarius striatus isolate MH-2024 chromosome 9, ASM4005453v1, whole genome shotgun sequence, one genomic window encodes:
- the onecutl gene encoding one cut domain, family member, like, whose amino-acid sequence MDGSLEEMSLHSHPDLGHQDGRAMLHSRDLSAAFPRPSLGGPSMSLEPEPRPPGFDHSMSALGYSGDSPSGSGSTYTTLTPLQPFDDKFHHHHHHHHPCLPVSNVIGSFTLMREDRAHLGTNFYNPYGKDLAMSQSLSPPTAGSGLGSSMHGYGSLGNSPNGNGGQMLHGGYDVHGGSLFCRTSDFGREMSPPGLGGGEVSVGHQLNKMEAHHQHSAGHHPHLYSQHYQPHHHPSQQASKMGEHLHSSSSASSSPGEGKLPGGGGGAGEEINTRDVAQRIITELKRYSIPQAIFAERVLCRSQGTLSDLLRNPKPWGKLKSGRETFKRMSRWLQEPEFQRMASLRLEACKRKEQEQSKLERNQGPKRTRLVFTDLQRRTLLAIFRENHRPTKELQVTISQQLGLELSTVSNFFMNARRRNINKWADEGRPSSTGSSGSSVSSSAVSCTTA is encoded by the exons ATGGACGGGAGTCTGGAGGAGATGTCCCTCCACAGCCACCCGGATCTGGGCCACCAGGACGGCCGGGCCATGCTGCACTCGCGGGACCTCTCTGCCGCCTTCCCCCGGCCCTCCCTGGGGGGCCCCTCCATGTCCCTGGAGCCGGAGCCCCGTCCGCCGGGCTTCGATCACTCCATGTCGGCGCTGGGCTACAGCGGCGACTCCCCCTCCGGCTCGGGCAGCACCTACACCACCCTGACCCCCCTGCAGCCGTTTGACGACAagttccaccaccaccaccaccaccaccacccctgcCTCCCCGTCAGCAACGTCATCGGCAGCTTCACGCTCATGCGCGAGGACCGGGCGCACCTGGGCACCAACTTCTACAACCCCTACGGCAAAGACCTGGCCATGTCCCAGAGCCTGTCACCCCCCACCGCCGGCTCCGGCCTGGGGTCCTCCATGCACGGTTACGGCAGCTTGGGCAACAGCCCCAACGGCAATGGCGGCCAGATGCTCCACGGCGGCTACGACGTCCACGGGGGCAGCCTCTTCTGCCGGACATCGGATTTCGGGCGGGAGATGTCGCCGCCGGGCCTAGGGGGGGGCGAGGTGTCAGTGGGGCACCAGCTGAACAAGATGGAGGCCCACCACCAGCACAGCGCCggccaccacccccacctctacAGCCAGCACTACCAGCCGCACCACCACCCCAGCCAGCAGGCCTCCAAGATGGGCGAGCATTTGCACTCGTCGTCATCTGCCTCCTCCTCGCCCGGCGAGGGCAAGCTGCCGGGCGGCGGGGGTGGAGCCGGGGAGGAGATCAACACCAGGGACGTGGCCCAGAGGATCATCACTGAGCTGAAGCGCTACAGCATCCCCCAGGCCATCTTCGCCGAGAGGGTTCTGTGTAGGTCGCAGGGCACGCTGTCCGACCTCCTGAGGAACCCCAAGCCCTGGGGCAAACTCAAGTCTGGCCGCGAGACCTTTAAGAGGATGTCCCGCTGGCTGCAGGAGCCCGAGTTTCAAAGGATGGCCTCGCTCCGGCTGGAGG CCTGCAAACGGAAGGAACAGGAGCAAAGCAAGCTGGAGCGCAACCAGGGCCCCAAGCGGACCCGGCTGGTGTTCACCGACCTGCAGCGCCGCACGCTGCTGGCCATCTTCAGGGAGAACCACCGCCCCACCAAAGAGCTGCAGGTCACCATCTCCCAGCAGCTGGGCCTGGAGCTGTCCACCGTCAGCAACTTCTTCATGAACGCCCGCCGACGCAACATCAACAAGTGGGCCGACGAGGGCCGCCCGTCCTCCACGGGCTCCTCGGGCTCCAGCGTCTCCTCCTCGGCGGTGTCCTGCACCACCGCGTGA